TTACAACTAGTGAATTAGTGGGTGAAAAGCCAACGCTGATTCACTTTTGGTCAATCAGTTGTGGACTTTGTAAAGAAGCGATGCCCAATGTGAATGATTTCCGTGATCAATATAAAGACGAATTAAATGTCGTCGCTGTGCATATGCCACGTTCCGAAAAAGACGTAGATCTTGAGGAAATTAAAAAGGTTGCAGCAGAACATGATATTACACAGCCAATTTTTGTTGATAGCGAATTGAAGCTAACGGATGTATTCGAAAATCAATATGTCCCGGCTTATTACGTTTTCGACAAAGACGGTCAACTTCGCCATTTTCAAGCAGGCGGAAGCGGTATGAAAATGTTAGAAAAACGTGTCAACCGTGTATTAGATGAAATGCGCAATGCAGAATAAGTAAGAGTAGATAGCTAAGAACCACTTGGATTATACAGAATCCAGGAGGATCTTAGCTTTTTTGATTGCTACTGGAATAGGTTTTAGCATTTGGTCTTGGGTTTAGTAGAAATGGTTGCTGTTCTGGTTGATTTAGTCTCGGGTTCAAGGAAATTGGTTGCGGGTTTATCCGAAGGTCTCGAACTGCTACTTTATGGATAAAATTTTTGCACCAAGACAAGTGGTAGTTACCGTTTTTCCTTTGTTGGAAGTAACAGGTTTAGGGTTAATACGGTCTAATTATTCTTGGTAGTCCATATTTTAATAATGGTCTACTCATTTTATTAGATAACGATCATTTACTCCAATATGCTAAACTATTTTCAAAGAGGGGGAATTTGATTTTGGATAAGTTTATGAAAAGAGCGGTTGAATTGGCGTTTGAAAATGTGCAAAATGGAGGACAGCCATTT
The nucleotide sequence above comes from Psychrobacillus glaciei. Encoded proteins:
- a CDS encoding TlpA family protein disulfide reductase, encoding MKLRTPMPELTGSTAWLNGEVTTSELVGEKPTLIHFWSISCGLCKEAMPNVNDFRDQYKDELNVVAVHMPRSEKDVDLEEIKKVAAEHDITQPIFVDSELKLTDVFENQYVPAYYVFDKDGQLRHFQAGGSGMKMLEKRVNRVLDEMRNAE